In the Candidatus Cloacimonadota bacterium genome, GGATGAAGCCCTCATCGCACCTGCAAGGGAACCTTTGTCAATCAAGACAGTCTGGCTGGAGACAAGATCGTAGGCAACAGCCACAAATGGAAGCGGCAATTCTTCCACCTGCGCCGGACCAATCAGGCCGCCCAGTAGCTCCATCACTTTCTTCTTGTTGTGCATGCCCTTAATCAAATCCAGCGAAAGCTTAAGAGGACGATTGAGAATCTGCTTCGGATTGAAAATGAGACTGGAGCCACTTTCCCGCGCCAGTTCCAAAATCTCCTGCGGAGTCTTTCCCTGCGCATAGAGACCGCCAATAATCGCGCCCATGGAGGTTCCAACTATGCCCGTAATCTCAAATTCGCTTTGCAGGACATCGAGAACGCCAATGTGGGCGAAGCCAAAAGCCGCGCCACCGCCCAGAACAAGTCTTGCTTTTTGTTTCATAAAACCACTTTGTCTCCGCTGGAGTTATTTGTCAATTCATTCTGTTGCCGTTGGATGAAAAAGCGGGACCATCATAATCGGAGGGTCCCGCTCAAGGGGTTTTTTTAAGCTGATTTACAGTTTAATCTTCTTCTTCCGGCCATTCAAAAGTGCGGCTGGAAAGTTCGCGATCCAACATAAAAAGACCGTGCATGTGGTCTCCCAACATGGCGAGACGCTGCACAATGCCGTCCACGCTGTCTTCTTCCTCAACCTGCTCTTCCACATACCACTGCAGGAAGATTTTGCTGGCGTGGTCGTTTTCGGCAATCGCCAAATCCATCATGTCGTTGATGCACTTGGTGATATGGCGTTCGTGTTCCAAGGCGGCTTGGAAAGCTTTGAGAGGATTGTCAAAATCAATTTCCGGCTTGGCGATGGCTTCCAATTCCACTTTCCCACCGCGTTCGATGAGATAGTTAAAGAATTTCATGGCATGATAGTGTTCTTCCTGGCTTTGGGATTTCATCCAGTTTGCCATGCCGTCCAGGTTCTCATCTGCGAACCAAGCCTGCATTGAGGTATAGAGATAGGCGGAAAACAGTTCTTCGTTAATCTGTTTATTGATAGCCTTTTCAAGTGTTTTGCTTATCATTTTTTCGTCTCCTAAATTCATGGTTAAGTTTATTCTACGTTAACATTATAAAGCTTTTTGCGGTGAAAGACAAGCGGAACTTGCGATATTCAGACTTTATCTGAACGAGTTTGCTGAACAAACATCAGCAAAAGCCCTAACTCTTTGTGTGGCTTATAATTGTCTTTACAAACATAAGGGACACATAAGGCGGCAAGGCAGGAAGAACCAAATTTTAGCCAAAAAATACGGAAGCAATCTGCGAAAAATCGCGGAAATTCACCCCTGGCAAACGGGACAATAATATGTGCTGCGCCCCGCTTGTTTGATTTTGGCAACCTTGTGAGCCTTGGGGCATGCTTCTTTTTGATAGACGCGCAGGAAGTTCTGAAATTCGCCTGTTTTATCATCCACATTGCGGAAATCAGAGATGGAAGTGCCATTCTTTGCAATGGCTTCCTTGAGCACCAGCTTGGTTTGTTTGGCAAGGGTTTTTAATTCTGAAAGGGAAAGCTGTCCACCAGGAACAGTTGGATTTATCTTTGCCCGATAGAGGATTTCGCAAACATAGATATTGCCCAACCCGGCGATAAGTTTTTGATCCAACATAAGAGTTTTGATGGGTGCCCGGCGTCCTTTTAGAATCTGCTGCAGATATTGACCATCAAACTCGTTTGCCAAGGGTTCCATCCCTAATCCGGGCATGAAGTTATCCACGTTTTTGGTTTTGCAAAGCACGATTTTGCCAAAGGTGCGGATGTCTATAAAACGAAGTTTTTGGGTTCCGGAAAGCATGAAGCAGGCGCGTTCATGCTGCGCTGGACCTTCCTGAGAATCGGCAACAACCAGTTTTCCCGTCATGCGCAGATGCACAATCACACTCAGGCCTCCACTCAAATTCAGAATAATGTATTTACCCCGGCGTCGGGATGAAATAAAACGAGCGGGAAAAACCTCTTCAGGCAGTTCGGGATCCTTGATCACGGTGCCGGGATAAAAGCAGTCCAA is a window encoding:
- a CDS encoding ferritin, with amino-acid sequence MISKTLEKAINKQINEELFSAYLYTSMQAWFADENLDGMANWMKSQSQEEHYHAMKFFNYLIERGGKVELEAIAKPEIDFDNPLKAFQAALEHERHITKCINDMMDLAIAENDHASKIFLQWYVEEQVEEEDSVDGIVQRLAMLGDHMHGLFMLDRELSSRTFEWPEEED
- the mutM gene encoding bifunctional DNA-formamidopyrimidine glycosylase/DNA-(apurinic or apyrimidinic site) lyase, translating into MPELPEVQTIIDGVTSELKGKQINGLDCFYPGTVIKDPELPEEVFPARFISSRRRGKYIILNLSGGLSVIVHLRMTGKLVVADSQEGPAQHERACFMLSGTQKLRFIDIRTFGKIVLCKTKNVDNFMPGLGMEPLANEFDGQYLQQILKGRRAPIKTLMLDQKLIAGLGNIYVCEILYRAKINPTVPGGQLSLSELKTLAKQTKLVLKEAIAKNGTSISDFRNVDDKTGEFQNFLRVYQKEACPKAHKVAKIKQAGRSTYYCPVCQG